The genome window atttaagcatacttatctttcttttttcttttttcttttttcttttttttttaattcataagatattataaaaatcaACTAGTTTAGGACACTAAACAAGTAAAAGAGTATCTTTAgtgtatattttataaattttgaccacgttttcaagcaaaataaaaaatgaagtaatGTATCTTCTCATTTTTACTATAATTTGAAGTTGTTTGTCTTTTACTTAAGAGCAAATAACATTTTCCACCCTAATCTTCCATTCAATTTGCAATGTCCGTCCAAACTATTGATTTGCTCGATTGAATCTTTAACTTGAAAGAATTGTGGTAATAAAACCCTCACCATCTGCACAATAAATGGAGCTTTAATTTTGCAGAGAACCTTTACCATGTTATGTATAATTGGGGCAGTTGCAAAATAAGACATTATTTAGTGAAACTCAAGTGAAATAATTAATCACTTAAatatgatgaagatgatgatagtTGTAtgaagctaattttttttctttaatatatacataacgtaaattaacaattaagcaaaaggaaaaacaaattaacattCACATGCTGAGATTGCCAGCTCTCCAACAGTTTTCAGATGTCAAGCACCTTAAAAGAGTCTGCTATCACTTTAAGCCTATCGCGATATCTTCTCCAACGCCTTTCATTTGCAACGACAATCATAGTGTAATATCTTCCTGTACAAAGAGAAAGTTGTTTATGATTTATTTAGGATAGCATTTTACAGAAGTGATTTTTCCACTTCCATTGGTGTTGAATTGCTATGTTGTGATTCGCTAGTAATGCTATTCATCATTCACTTGTGTTGGGGCTAACTGGAGCTGCTgccttttattgttttttggggAAGTTCTCAGATTTTTCTGGTACACATCTACAATGCCAATGTGACAGCCTAAGGTTAAATGTAAGACTATATTCCTTTCTACATCATTCACTGGCTTGCTTTTCTAATGACACAGGTTTTTAACAATTTGAATTTCTCAGTTTCCCAGACCAGTAAAGCTAGATGCAAGTTTTGGTGAGCTTTCTGCAAGATCAATAACCCCGCTGGTCTGGTAACATATACGATTGATGCATGATGATGTAGTAACACAAATAAAACAGGGAAGCAGAACATTAAAGATACAGTATTATTTTGAGTGGTTGTTTATGTCATGATGGTCATGGGGTACTTTTCCCCATCTAAAAACTCTAGAACTAACTTCCTTCTCACAATCCTATCTCAATGCACGTACCTCCCCAACAGTGTTTATGTGTCTGTACACAAAATTAAATGTTTCAATTGATTTTAAGTTCTTTTTTATATCCGTGATAAATGTTTTAAATGGGAGCTTCTTTCTTAGAGACAAATGAGTTAAGATGCATGATGTTAGTTCGGAAATGGAAACATTTATGATTATGATACTTCTAAATGGTAGGATACTTACCATTTCCAATTGCTATGGTTGCAAAAGAAACAGTAGAAAAATTTGGAGATGTAAGTTGGAACTCAATGGTGTAATAATTTTTCCCATCAACGGTTTTCTGCATCCAGAGGAGAGAAATTATATCTTTCCTGGACATTCTGGAGTCATAGACACTGGAATTTTTCTTAAGAGAGGAAGTGAGAAGAGGAAGGTACAAACCTCTTGCATGTTAATTATATCAGCTACTTGATTAGGTGCAGCATACACATGTTTCACCAAATAGTAAACTACCTGTTAAAACATAGTTACTGGTGAAGACCATTTAGAGTCCTCTAAAAAAAAGGACTAAGAAAAATTGCAATTCCTTACCTCTTCCATTGGGCCCATATCATGGATGTCTTTTTTATCAGTTGGTATAAATCTCACCCTAACATTATGCAATTGCATAAATTTGTCCTTAAATGCAGAATCATGAGCCCTGAAGTCGAATTCCTGAACAAGAGACAAATAGAAATTACCTCTACAGAAAAAATTCAGTCTTCCTTACATAATGAAATGGGAAAGTATTCTCTCACACTCATTTTACACAATATCTACAATTAATACGCTTATATACACATTTTAAAAGCCGAAAATAAAATTTCcacatttaaaacataaaagtagaTGTGAGAGTATCATTGCcctaatgaaattttcttaccCTCCATTCTGAGGGGTAAACATAAGAATACCCATCTTCAGAGTCAACAAAAGCTCGATAATTTGCTGGTATTTCTGCAGAGCATGATACAATATCAAGTTAATATTTGCAAGTACCGCTTCATATTAACATAGAGTTATAAAGTCAAACAAAGTAACTACCAACCATGATACCTTGAGCAAAAAGGGAACTTGCAGGGAGTAAACTGGCAGTCAGTGCTCCAACTTTCAATAATAGCAGCCTTCTCTTGCAGTGACCTAAAATTCAGCAGGATCAGGGCTATTGACATGATAGACATAGAAGTTCATAATGTTATGAAATCCAATCATAGTCTAGAACAAGGATATGATAACAATTTAACAACCCATTAAAGAATTTTTTGAAGTGATCATGTGTTTCACCTAAGCATTGGAGAGCACTTGTCATCAATTATAGTGCAATTCATCTAAACGGAATGGTATTATACTAGCAAGTGTCATTAATATTTctattgttattaatgaaaaaaaaaatcctctggATGATCAGAACACAAGGCCTACCCAATCCTCACTAACCCTggttagttgaaaaaaaaaaaccagggGTCTACCATTTCTCCAAGATAAAACTGATAGTTTACTTACTGATTATGATGAAACATCAAATGAACCATGCCATGTAAAGTTCAATTTAGGACAACACCATAACTAAGCATAGAACGCCTTGTTATCAAAGGCAATTTTGATGAGAAAACAATCTTCCAAATAGGCATGTCTGTGAAGTATAATATGCAATCATGCACAAGATTGAaaagtatgaatagaattcagGTGGGTGCACTTACTTTCATCACTGGAGGCTGTCTCTCTTGAGCATGTGATGGTGTTGTTACGTGAAGACAATGCGGTATCTCTAGGTAAGTCGTTGGAGTAAGGCAAATTCAACTGGAAAATGATGCATGTTGCACAAAACCAAATACTTTATGTTAGAGATGCATATATAATCTGAATAAAAGAATGTTAAGAGACCAGAGAGGAAGAAGCTCATGCACTGACTTTGTTGGATGAAGTGGTTGAAACCCAGCTCAATGAGAGTGAGGACACAGCCATATTCAACTGGTAAGAGAAGCAGTTCTAGCTTCTCATAAAGTGGCTATTGGATAGTGTAGCTTGTCCTTTCGTGATGGTTACGAGCTTGATGTTGGActtgtgtttccttttcttaGTGGATGATACAGAGCCTAATGAGTGGGAGAGCTTAATTTTAGGGGGATAAGCCAGACTCAAGATTGGGCTAGCAGCGCATGAGTCCTGCCTGCTCTAGcccaagaagaaagaaggaaaaaaaaaagcccaagtCCTGCATGCATAACGTAGCCTAGCCCAGCCCAGTATAATTGCCGGATCTACCCCCTTTtactctagattttttttttttttttttaaccgcTTAACAAATGATGGTATTCAAACCTTTTTTAGTATCTCACTCCTCTCTCGAGTGTATATAGCTCACTGTTCCACACACACCAAGTTATTATAGAAATAAATCCCATGTGGTATAAAAAAACTAGCAAGGGATTTCGAACCTAGGACTAAAATTCAATTCTAGTCTTTAGAGTTTGGGCTATTTTGTTCTTGAccattttcatttcaaaatttgtctAATTCCATTTTTGTATTGGTCATGACATCAGTTTTTGTTAGTAATTTGACAGTTAAATTCCAAATAAGTGACACTATTAGGTCACAACATGaccaatataaaaatgaaatcaaacaaGAAAGATCACAATAAAAAATCTCTCCAGACTTAGGATTCCAAAAGTGTAcaattttgtacttttatttttgggtcttGGTGTACAATTCTGTACTTTAATTTTGTACAATGTCACACAGTAAGGCAGATTTtggaatcaaatttttttaataatttatttccaATCTATActtatatctatataatatctaaaagatGCAACGTAGTATTTATTATTGCTCCACTTTCATTGAGCCACATCAATGTCACATTTCAGTTCACTTTAGTTGACCTGGT of Quercus lobata isolate SW786 chromosome 8, ValleyOak3.0 Primary Assembly, whole genome shotgun sequence contains these proteins:
- the LOC115954966 gene encoding photosynthetic NDH subunit of lumenal location 1, chloroplastic, which translates into the protein MAVSSLSLSWVSTTSSNKLNLPYSNDLPRDTALSSRNNTITCSRETASSDESHCKRRLLLLKVGALTASLLPASSLFAQEIPANYRAFVDSEDGYSYVYPSEWREFDFRAHDSAFKDKFMQLHNVRVRFIPTDKKDIHDMGPMEEVVYYLVKHVYAAPNQVADIINMQEKTVDGKNYYTIEFQLTSPNFSTVSFATIAIGNGRYYTMIVVANERRWRRYRDRLKVIADSFKVLDI